The genomic stretch GCAAAAATTCTGAGGCCCAGTTATCTCTTACCCCTCCCTCCACCAGCGTTTACATGCCAGACCTGGGTTACGAAACCTTAGATAACCAAGCTAATTGTGGGAATCCATCTGAAAGTTTATACAAGGGGTACAAGTATCACAACACTTGTTTCTGTACATGTCTCACGATTCTTCCACACTTTGGTCAACAAAGCACATCCTTTTCTTTGTGCCTCCCCAAATGTTCCTTCCCTTTTCAAGCCTCAAGACATTTGCtccattttaataatttatagatTTGCTTGTCCACCTTTTTGCCTGCTTCTTCTGGTTAAGGTGAATGCAGTATTTTGATCACTGTTAATGGAGCAGCATTTctcaccacttttttttttgcacaacaCATAACCTGCAGTTTAATTATAACAGcaactttttttcctcaaagaagaaaaaaaaaaattgatttttacttttttgctgGTTTCTTCTAACTAAAATTCTTTCACGAAAAATTTGTCTAATACTTGCACTTGAAAGTGCTGCAGATTTCTACAGGACATCTTTAAATCTCCAAAGTCTGGAATAGTAAAACTGAAGACAAcgatgcttttttcttttttgaacaCAAAGAATTTTCTAGTCATGATCAATCCAGATTTTAGCCTTTAAGACTGATAAAACCAACTGCTTTGTTTTCACAATTATCGTTGATCTCCTTGCACTTAAAATTTCCAGACCACAGCCTTGCCACACTATCCTATTTGCCACAGAGGGCTGATAGTCCTCTGGGATGAAGTACACGTCTTACAGCCTTCTGTCTCTTTGTCGCAGCGTTATAACTGAACTTCAAACTGTTTGACCTGTTTTCCACCAAAAGGGTTTGGTGGCGACTTGTTCACAGCCTTGGCTGCCCAGGCAACATCGAAAGGATCAACCACCTGCCCAGTGGACGATGCTTGTGCTCGTGGGGGTGTTGTGGTGGGCCATGCAGATGCTGCTGCACCGTTGTGCTGCTGAAAACTGCCTGCTTCATGAGCCATCTGCAGCAAAGTTGGTCTCTGTGGCTGCGACCAACCCCTACCAGCAAGCTCCCCAGTGTCTATGGAATGGCTGCGACCATGATGCAAGACCTGCTGCCTCTCCTGCTGCTGGGTGGCTGCAGGGCTAGTGACTGGCATTGCAAAGGTTGCAGGTAAACCATTGTGGGCTGCCGATGACACAAATGGATTGCTAGAGTTGGCTCCAGGCTGTACTTGCGGCTGTGACTGAACAGATGCCTGGGACCATGAAGGTGCCACGCCATGTACAGAATCTGGAACTCGACGGTCCACAGAGTTAGCCCAAGGGTTGGTTGCCGACTGTGCATGGCTGCGTCCATCCATCACTAAAGCTGTTGACATTGAAGCAGTCTTAAGTCAGAAACTTACATTCATTTGACTAAACTTTGGTTTCTTCCAAAATTCTTACAATGGcagcaacaaataaattaaaaccaaTAAcaggaaacagacaaaaatatgattttatacTTGGTCTAGTTGAAGCAGTACTAACTTTGTGAGGCCGGTGAGGTGTGTTGGCGCATGAGAGCAGCCTGGTGAGCTAGTATTCCTGAAGCTGGTAGTGAGGCTTGGTGAACTAGGTGAGGTGCTGCCACATTGCTTTGAGCTGGTCCACCTGCTCCTGGCCTTCCAAACTGTCCAGAGGAATCGTCTGAAGACATGGCTGTTAAGCCCTGCGTAAGCTGCTGGCACATCTGGGCAATGGAATCCTCATGCTCCGGGGATACTTCATGGATCGTTTCTCCTATGGCTGCACAGTCAACTTATTATGATGGAGTGTACACATAGGCTAAGCCTTCAGGTCAAACGAAACCCCAATATCCTACTTGaggacacaaatattttacatggtTCAGTTGAAAGATGATTGAATTCAAACACTCTAATTTAagatactatatatataaagtattgcCACAaagtgggttgttttttttactgctaCATTCTTCATGAatctttttccttgttttctacATCTAGCTGAAAGAGCGCAGGTGAACAGATCCAAAATCTGCGATggtaaagtttgaaaaaatggctcaaaaaacatgaaatttggaaaaaatttcTAATATTCACGTATTTAATTAAAAGCCAGCATCAGAATTTTCAAATCTTACTTTGTTAGCCTCTTATAGCACACACTGATGTCGCCCAACAGCTTAATTTTCTacttctttcaaataaaacatttgactGGATGCTTTAACTGATAAAGGGAGAAAGggcaaataaattctttataGGAGgctgtattttcttctcttctatACTTTCTGCACTAGCTGTATTCTAGAAAGTTAACTGTGTCAGCCACACAAGCGCTAAACGATCTCAGTGCATTAAACATTTATACACGTTTTTGGCTATCTGGTTCTACATATATACAGGCAAGCCTGCGAAGAACAGTAAAGTGAGAAGTCTAACCACACTTCTGTACACAGaaataacatgtttaaaaaCAGTGAGTTGCTGATGGTCAAGCCTAAAGATGAACTGAGGGCTGCTTAGTGGCATCACTTGATAACAAGACCAAAGCCTTACAGGGGTTTGAGTGCCTTCTGAAATGTCTCATGTTTTCAAAGCAAAAGCCACAATTTAAAAGCCCATGCTTACCTCCATTTCCATTCTGAGTTGGGGAATCTAGAACAGCATTCTGCCGCTGCAATGTTGATGGTAAGTCATTGATCCGCAACGACAGCGTCCGTTTAAAAGGAGATGACGTTTCTTGAAGTTTCTCAAAGCCCCGAAAAGAGCCTTGTCGTTGCAAGGCCGTCATCGAAGCATGGGGACGCTGCACAGCGTATGGGTTTTCTATCTTTCGAACGGGGACTGGCTcaacttgaaataaaaacaaaaacataaccTTCCAATGCTGAATAATGAATGCAATCACATCCCACCCTCCCCAAAACATCACTTCCACTGCCTTCAAAAGCCCCATTCACAattatgtttctgttttaacATTGCCCCAAAACTTTTTCCATGCTGCTGTTTTTTCTGCAAGACTCAAgacatttttgctttcattcttccaagtggagaaaaatgaaatacttttaaagtGATTTGTCTTTATTAATATGACAATTTTCGCAAACACTGTCATGCACAACTTAATCAATGGCTAGCATACCTGCAACTATTGCACTCTGTGGGTCCACAATACGCTCTGTGAGTGTGGTCTGCCGGAATGAGCCAGTACGAGTGAAACTTGTGCGGTCCTGGCTGTAGGTGACTGTGACTCCTGTTTCCTTATCacgtttttgctttttctctaAACAAATGGCGAAAGCACATCCCACTGCATGGCTAAGCCGTTCTCCCTGccataaaatcaaaaacaagaaaaataagcttACATATTTCTAACATGACAACAATATAGAAACAAAGTGTACTACTAAACCGAtgacaaaaagtaaattatgaATGACTTTAGTTCATTTTACTCATGTGTTCTACCTAATACTAACTGAAGTCAAGAGCCTGAAAGATCTAGTGAtccaaataaaattaatcaaattGCTTTTCACAGCAGTCTATGGGATATCTCCATTGattggagaaaaaagaaaaaatctggaaaaattgCAGTTTCAACAGGATAACTTAACTTTCAGAAATTTTCATCTAATGATGATAGATTTTCGGACATCTGCTCATACAGATAAACTAGCTATTTATCTTGTGGTTAAACAATAGTTGTTAATGACTAaagttatcaaaatatttttaatgaaaatgtttgaacACCAAGTAGGAGTCTAGATGATAACTGAACTAGTCAGATTATAATCACACACTCCAATATACATGGGGGACAAAAACCCTACAAACCATATACCAACTGTTAAATATGTAGGGTTAAGTCGGATAATGACCATACAAACCAGCAAAACCACGATCAAATTACTTTTGTCAGTTGTGCATTTATTCCTTACCCTTCATCTGCACATATTTATTCCTAAATGGCTCttgcaaagaagaaaacatctatcagatttttttttaaacaatatccCTCTCGCTGAAAGCTGAGTAGATGCTCTATTTTAGTGTAAAATGACAATAGGAGTTGACAGTAACAATCAACTTGCTGATACAACTAGCCATAATGCTAGAAATATTCACATGGCATTTCTTGCCAAGAAAAACCAAAGTTCAAGGCCGGTCCTCCCTCCTTGTCAGCTGGTGGACATTTTAGTCCTACGACCATTGTGACTTACACCAGCACCTTCTGTAGACAGCTGCCAGCAAATGGGCAACCCTGTGTAGCCTTCAAAACAAGCAACTTTTGATCCATAGTCAACTGCAGTAACCATCAGGCTATGGAAACCCCATCCATTAGTAGTATACGAGACTTTTGgctagtgtgtgtgagtggagaAGGTGACTAGTTTTGTGGCCTACTCACTACCCACCAGGCCATGGAAACTCCCACACATTATTATGTGGCTTTGTGGTTAGTGCACTTCTGAGCAACTGCTTCGAAGAAAAGGGTACCTGATCTACCAGGGCAGGCAGAGAAGCAGAAAGAAAGGTTTGGGCTTCAACCTACACATGCCACCTCCCATGACATTATGAACCACTCATATTCACTATCATTACAGCCACTAAAGCTAATGGGCAATGATACTCCTTACCTTCTTTCTACcatttcatcatcaccaccatctgtGTATTAATGTACGTATAATGCTACAGAAAGTGTTAACGCTGAAGAGTCTGCTTGACTTCTCCCTTCTCCCCTAATAGCACTGACAAGGATCAAATGTCCTTACATTTCTACATAACAATTAGCATTGGAGAAGAAAGCACAAAGCACAGCCTGATAGATGAAGATATAGTGTTCTCAAATTCACGCATATCTTTCCCTTGTGATTTAGTGTAGTTGGGTGGGCGGGTGAGAGAGACTTTATTCTCATATTCTCTAATGCTGTTTTTCATGGTTGAAggtgtttacatgtgtatagTATATTTAAACTGTATCTTACCActaaatgtaaacacacaacCATGATGACAGCTAGAATTGTGCTGACACTGGGTTCCTCCTTTCTGTACTTTCCATTCCACACTTCTCCCTCTTTTCTTAAATCCCCATAAGGCATtccagtttggtttttttttcaactactGAGATGATGAACAGCATAGCGCTTTTATGCTTTTGTCCACTCCTGCACAAGGTCCTGTCCCTTACCTATCAATGATTAATGAATATGTATGCAGTTGGTACAAACAAGCTGTAAGCACTTATGCTGTTTACCTTCTTATACTCCATAGACGGCCTTAATCACAGTGCAGTGTAAATACTGCTTTATGCCCTGGCTTGCCACATACCCAACATACCTCATCCAACTCTAATCCTTCCCTGCAAGACTGGTCTTCCCTCCCACCACACCTGGAACGCCACCTCCCCTTCCTGCCCCCCTCCCACCAGTATTTGATGGGCAATCCCCTGGtacaacagttagcgcctgtcaccagtacagtgaaggttggctgtcctgagttcagctcttgtcttgggcacactgttctttctgtacatgtggcatctgttacTGGCTGCCTTGTAATACAGCCTTAGCTGCTATCTCGACATAAAGCACCAATCCCCCGCCCCCTCAATTTGGTATTTTTGTGAAAGGACATTAGAGAGGAAGATGTATAAGGTCTGTCGAAGAGGCAAAACACGGCCTATACATTGATAAATAGACCCTTATTCATGCAGCACATATGTAATCCATTACAATACTGAAGCCTCAGGCTGAAATGTCAAAGAAACAACCTATGCTCTTCACTCAAGAAACAACTGTCTGCACACAACTGATTTGGGAAACACTACTATATTTTGTGTGACCTGTCCACCTACAGATGTAATTTCACATATAAGGTGTTTTTATAAATCTTGACTGAAAAAAGACTGCTTGTGTCTCCATGAAGCACCTTTGTGTTTTATCTGCTCTATTACTATTACTAACTGCATTACACTCTTTGTTCACTACCATTTGCAAAATCTTATCATCATTCTCCTACTAAACAAAtgagcaacaacaaacaacattcgTATAATCAATCTTGTAAGTCTGATAAAGAGATGTTAACCTGCGCCAACACATTACATCTTATCCAACTAACCAATATCTCATGCTTTTATACCAAGAAAAATTGTGTGAACAAGGGGATGTGATGGGCCAGAAATCCAGCCACTCTGAGgcttaaaaataactaaaattacCAAATTAACTTCAATAAGCACTAGTGTTCTAGctttgtgcaaaaataattaaaatgctattacaccaaaaaaaaaaaaaagaaactgcctCCCCTACCTAATTTATTTTAGATGATGGTCCAGCACAATATGATGCAAACATCACACATTAGTATATATCAACAGACATGCACGCATGGGAGGAGGGGTGAGACAGGGTCAAAAGTAAAC from Pomacea canaliculata isolate SZHN2017 linkage group LG8, ASM307304v1, whole genome shotgun sequence encodes the following:
- the LOC112570006 gene encoding protein numb-like isoform X4, which gives rise to MQSLKRRLSFRKKKDHVPECSKPHQWQEDEKKVREGTCSFQVRYLGCTEVFDSRGMQVCEDAVKALKAGKGKYQRAVLYVSGDALRVVDEISKSMIVDQTIEKVSFCAPDRNHEKGFAYICRDGTTRRWMCHGFLAVRESVSGERLSHAVGCAFAICLEKKQKRDKETGVTVTYSQDRTSFTRTGSFRQTTLTERIVDPQSAIVAVEPVPVRKIENPYAVQRPHASMTALQRQGSFRGFEKLQETSSPFKRTLSLRINDLPSTLQRQNAVLDSPTQNGNGAIGETIHEVSPEHEDSIAQMCQQLTQGLTAMSSDDSSGQFGRPGAGGPAQSNVAAPHLVHQASLPASGILAHQAALMRQHTSPASQTLVMDGRSHAQSATNPWANSVDRRVPDSVHGVAPSWSQASVQSQPQVQPGANSSNPFVSSAAHNGLPATFAMPVTSPAATQQQERQQVLHHGRSHSIDTGELAGRGWSQPQRPTLLQMAHEAGSFQQHNGAAASAWPTTTPPRAQASSTGQVVDPFDVAWAAKAVNKSPPNPFGGKQVKQFEVQL
- the LOC112570006 gene encoding protein numb-like isoform X2 — protein: MPENRAFGDGIQEGRQFPAHAERSKRFPKYRSIMQSLKRRLSFRKKKDHVPECSKPHQWQEDEKKVREGTCSFQVRYLGCTEVFDSRGMQVCEDAVKALKAGKGKYQRAVLYVSGDALRVVDEISKSMIVDQTIEKVSFCAPDRNHEKGFAYICRDGTTRRWMCHGFLAVRESGERLSHAVGCAFAICLEKKQKRDKETGVTVTYSQDRTSFTRTGSFRQTTLTERIVDPQSAIVAVEPVPVRKIENPYAVQRPHASMTALQRQGSFRGFEKLQETSSPFKRTLSLRINDLPSTLQRQNAVLDSPTQNGNGAIGETIHEVSPEHEDSIAQMCQQLTQGLTAMSSDDSSGQFGRPGAGGPAQSNVAAPHLVHQASLPASGILAHQAALMRQHTSPASQTLVMDGRSHAQSATNPWANSVDRRVPDSVHGVAPSWSQASVQSQPQVQPGANSSNPFVSSAAHNGLPATFAMPVTSPAATQQQERQQVLHHGRSHSIDTGELAGRGWSQPQRPTLLQMAHEAGSFQQHNGAAASAWPTTTPPRAQASSTGQVVDPFDVAWAAKAVNKSPPNPFGGKQVKQFEVQL
- the LOC112570006 gene encoding protein numb-like isoform X1, yielding MPENRAFGDGIQEGRQFPAHAERSKRFPKYRSIMQSLKRRLSFRKKKDHVPECSKPHQWQEDEKKVREGTCSFQVRYLGCTEVFDSRGMQVCEDAVKALKAGKGKYQRAVLYVSGDALRVVDEISKSMIVDQTIEKVSFCAPDRNHEKGFAYICRDGTTRRWMCHGFLAVRESVSGERLSHAVGCAFAICLEKKQKRDKETGVTVTYSQDRTSFTRTGSFRQTTLTERIVDPQSAIVAVEPVPVRKIENPYAVQRPHASMTALQRQGSFRGFEKLQETSSPFKRTLSLRINDLPSTLQRQNAVLDSPTQNGNGAIGETIHEVSPEHEDSIAQMCQQLTQGLTAMSSDDSSGQFGRPGAGGPAQSNVAAPHLVHQASLPASGILAHQAALMRQHTSPASQTLVMDGRSHAQSATNPWANSVDRRVPDSVHGVAPSWSQASVQSQPQVQPGANSSNPFVSSAAHNGLPATFAMPVTSPAATQQQERQQVLHHGRSHSIDTGELAGRGWSQPQRPTLLQMAHEAGSFQQHNGAAASAWPTTTPPRAQASSTGQVVDPFDVAWAAKAVNKSPPNPFGGKQVKQFEVQL
- the LOC112570006 gene encoding protein numb-like isoform X3, with product MEREGSEMERRGSKRFPKYRSIMQSLKRRLSFRKKKDHVPECSKPHQWQEDEKKVREGTCSFQVRYLGCTEVFDSRGMQVCEDAVKALKAGKGKYQRAVLYVSGDALRVVDEISKSMIVDQTIEKVSFCAPDRNHEKGFAYICRDGTTRRWMCHGFLAVRESVSGERLSHAVGCAFAICLEKKQKRDKETGVTVTYSQDRTSFTRTGSFRQTTLTERIVDPQSAIVAVEPVPVRKIENPYAVQRPHASMTALQRQGSFRGFEKLQETSSPFKRTLSLRINDLPSTLQRQNAVLDSPTQNGNGAIGETIHEVSPEHEDSIAQMCQQLTQGLTAMSSDDSSGQFGRPGAGGPAQSNVAAPHLVHQASLPASGILAHQAALMRQHTSPASQTLVMDGRSHAQSATNPWANSVDRRVPDSVHGVAPSWSQASVQSQPQVQPGANSSNPFVSSAAHNGLPATFAMPVTSPAATQQQERQQVLHHGRSHSIDTGELAGRGWSQPQRPTLLQMAHEAGSFQQHNGAAASAWPTTTPPRAQASSTGQVVDPFDVAWAAKAVNKSPPNPFGGKQVKQFEVQL